In Nitrospirota bacterium, a single genomic region encodes these proteins:
- a CDS encoding type II toxin-antitoxin system HicA family toxin has translation MKIRDIIKRIEADGWYLVVTKGSHRQYKHPTKPGKVTIAGHPSHEVHPKTLKSILVQADLERSGQ, from the coding sequence GTGAAAATACGTGATATCATTAAACGCATCGAAGCGGACGGATGGTATCTGGTTGTGACAAAGGGGAGCCACCGGCAGTACAAACATCCGACGAAGCCAGGCAAGGTGACCATTGCCGGGCATCCATCTCACGAGGTACATCCGAAGACGTTAAAGAGCATACTGGTTCAAGCAGACCTTGAGAGGAGCGGACAATGA
- a CDS encoding fibronectin type III domain-containing protein: MTWNPNTESDLAGYKVYVGTRPGQYDVSGSPYVLGKTAAYTVANLPAGQTYYFAVSAYDSAGNESALSNEVSKSLY, translated from the coding sequence TTGACGTGGAACCCGAACACGGAAAGCGATCTGGCGGGGTATAAGGTGTACGTGGGGACCAGACCCGGCCAGTATGACGTTTCCGGCTCACCTTATGTGCTCGGCAAAACTGCAGCCTACACAGTCGCGAACCTCCCCGCGGGCCAGACCTACTACTTTGCCGTCTCGGCTTATGACAGCGCCGGGAACGAAAGCGCCCTGTCCAACGAGGTCAGCAAAAGCCTCTACTGA
- a CDS encoding alpha/beta fold hydrolase produces the protein MEQALSFSDPHRHEVAAILATPQQPTDRIAVLCHGFLSHKNSTTNTTLTRLLTEQGIATFRFDFFGMGESDGPFEEITVAVAVGQALAALDRVADRGYRRIGLVGSSFGGLVSILAASRWPGAAGSRLACLALKCPVVDFAEELRLEFGDDEMAKWKTTDTVPNIMGGPGRIKLRYAFYEDCLRHIAYAPAVSVTAPTLIVQGDKDEHVPLHQSRRLYDALQVEKRLEIVPGADHQFTKAEDFHTMTTLISEWLVRHLSRVGD, from the coding sequence ATGGAACAGGCTCTTTCTTTTTCCGACCCTCATCGCCACGAGGTCGCCGCGATCCTCGCGACCCCCCAGCAACCGACCGACCGTATCGCCGTGCTGTGCCACGGGTTCCTTTCGCACAAGAACAGCACGACCAATACGACGCTCACCCGCCTTCTGACGGAACAGGGCATCGCCACGTTCCGGTTCGATTTTTTCGGCATGGGCGAGAGCGACGGCCCGTTCGAAGAGATCACGGTCGCCGTGGCCGTCGGTCAGGCTCTTGCCGCCCTCGATCGCGTCGCGGATCGAGGCTATCGCCGCATCGGGCTCGTCGGCTCCAGTTTCGGAGGGCTGGTATCCATCCTCGCCGCATCGCGCTGGCCCGGGGCGGCCGGGTCGCGCTTGGCCTGCCTGGCGCTGAAGTGTCCGGTCGTGGATTTCGCGGAGGAGTTACGGCTGGAATTCGGCGACGACGAAATGGCGAAGTGGAAAACGACCGACACCGTCCCTAACATCATGGGTGGGCCCGGCCGGATCAAACTGCGTTACGCCTTTTACGAAGACTGCCTGCGGCACATCGCCTATGCCCCGGCCGTATCCGTCACGGCGCCGACCCTGATCGTCCAGGGCGACAAGGACGAACACGTGCCGCTGCACCAAAGCCGGCGGCTGTATGACGCACTGCAGGTAGAAAAGCGCTTGGAGATTGTGCCCGGCGCCGATCATCAGTTTACGAAGGCGGAAGACTTCCACACCATGACGACGTTGATCTCGGAATGGCTGGTCCGTCATCTGTCGCGGGTTGGTGATTAG
- a CDS encoding DUF2283 domain-containing protein yields MEKKIKLFFDPVGNTLTVWFGDPDQEHLCEETGDDVILMKDRKGQVIGFEKLNFVPSGTEMPLVSFETMATPAR; encoded by the coding sequence ATGGAGAAGAAAATAAAGCTCTTCTTCGATCCGGTGGGAAACACGCTGACGGTGTGGTTTGGAGACCCTGACCAGGAACATCTGTGTGAGGAGACTGGCGATGATGTGATCCTTATGAAAGATCGCAAGGGGCAGGTCATTGGCTTTGAAAAGCTGAATTTTGTCCCTTCAGGCACGGAGATGCCGCTCGTCAGTTTCGAAACCATGGCAACTCCTGCGCGATAA
- a CDS encoding SUMF1/EgtB/PvdO family nonheme iron enzyme yields the protein MNARRDVLVVSLLVLLIAMFWAGSGDAQLDRLRKLKKDAAAPAAEETPMVSIPEGPFWMGRDGTEALEDERPRHQVWLDAYSMDVYEVSTARYARFLAATKRPPPWQWETVDLSVHGDRPVIGVDWEDAEAYCRWAGKRLPTEAEWEKAARGTDERLYPWGNQTPTASLANFALGARFSYSQVLMPVGHYKQGASPYGLYEVAGNVWEWVHDWYGAHYYEVSPERNPQGPEQGQFKVLRGGSWSDLPKYLLTYGRFKLPPTTRNSFTGFRCAKSGTP from the coding sequence ATGAACGCGAGGCGGGATGTTCTGGTCGTTTCGCTTCTTGTTCTGCTGATCGCGATGTTCTGGGCGGGGTCAGGCGACGCCCAGCTCGACCGGCTCCGCAAGCTGAAAAAAGACGCCGCAGCGCCGGCTGCTGAAGAGACGCCCATGGTGTCGATCCCCGAGGGGCCGTTCTGGATGGGCCGCGACGGAACCGAAGCCCTGGAGGACGAACGACCCCGACATCAGGTCTGGCTGGACGCCTACTCGATGGATGTGTACGAAGTCAGCACGGCCCGGTACGCGCGGTTTCTGGCTGCGACCAAACGCCCGCCGCCGTGGCAATGGGAGACCGTGGACCTATCCGTGCACGGAGACCGTCCGGTGATCGGCGTGGATTGGGAAGATGCCGAGGCCTATTGCCGCTGGGCGGGCAAGCGGTTGCCGACGGAAGCGGAATGGGAGAAGGCGGCGCGCGGGACGGACGAACGGCTGTATCCCTGGGGCAACCAGACACCGACGGCGTCCTTGGCCAACTTCGCGCTGGGCGCGCGGTTCAGCTACAGCCAGGTCCTCATGCCGGTCGGACACTACAAGCAGGGCGCAAGCCCTTACGGCCTCTATGAGGTGGCGGGCAACGTCTGGGAATGGGTGCACGACTGGTATGGTGCTCACTATTACGAAGTGAGCCCCGAACGCAACCCGCAGGGACCGGAACAGGGACAATTCAAGGTCCTGCGCGGCGGCTCATGGTCCGATCTGCCGAAGTATCTTCTGACTTATGGCCGGTTCAAACTCCCTCCGACCACGCGCAACAGCTTTACAGGCTTTCGCTGCGCCAAGTCCGGTACGCCCTAA
- the thiD gene encoding bifunctional hydroxymethylpyrimidine kinase/phosphomethylpyrimidine kinase has protein sequence MIKQVLTIAGSDSGGGAGIQADIKAMSANGVFAMSVITAITAQNTEEVTDVFELPTSIIAAQLDAVFDDFDIAAVKTGMLSSAEIIRVVVNLLKPQNVTNLVVDPVMASKSGHALLKPDAIDALKNELIPLALVVTPNIHEAQQLSGIEITSLADARRAAKVIRQFGCTHVLIKGGHLLAERATDLLFDGRFFNVFKGEYIDTPHTHGTGCTFASAIAAQLARGKSVPDAVQTAKAYLTEAIRHALAIGHGRGPTNHFYFLEG, from the coding sequence ATGATCAAACAAGTATTGACGATCGCCGGATCGGATTCCGGCGGCGGAGCCGGGATCCAGGCCGACATCAAGGCCATGTCGGCGAACGGCGTGTTTGCCATGTCGGTGATCACGGCGATCACGGCCCAGAACACCGAGGAAGTCACCGACGTGTTCGAGCTGCCCACTTCGATCATCGCGGCCCAACTGGACGCCGTGTTCGATGACTTCGACATCGCCGCCGTGAAGACCGGGATGCTGTCCTCGGCGGAGATCATCAGGGTCGTGGTCAACCTACTTAAGCCGCAGAACGTGACGAACCTGGTCGTCGATCCGGTCATGGCGTCCAAAAGCGGCCACGCGCTGCTCAAGCCCGACGCGATCGACGCGCTGAAGAACGAGCTGATCCCGCTGGCGCTGGTCGTCACACCCAACATCCACGAAGCGCAACAGCTTTCCGGCATCGAAATCACGTCGCTGGCCGACGCGAGGCGCGCGGCGAAAGTGATTCGCCAGTTCGGCTGCACGCACGTGCTGATCAAAGGCGGTCACTTGCTCGCCGAACGGGCGACGGACCTTCTGTTCGATGGGCGATTCTTTAACGTCTTCAAAGGCGAATACATCGACACCCCTCACACCCACGGCACCGGCTGCACGTTCGCCTCCGCGATCGCCGCGCAACTGGCCCGAGGCAAGTCCGTGCCGGACGCGGTCCAGACCGCGAAAGCCTATCTGACGGAGGCGATCCGGCACGCGCTGGCGATCGGTCACGGCAGGGGACCGACCAATCATTTCTATTTTCTGGAGGGATAA
- a CDS encoding MOSC domain-containing protein: protein MNRSARPVVPHIHQINVSDGGVPKHPVPEAHITVCGVSGDRQRSVKIHGGPERAVCLYSLEMIEALRAEGHAIAPGSAGENLTVAGLDWAQLKPGDRLKVGDRVRLEITGYTAPCEHNARWFLNGDYKRISHKRHPGWSRLYARVLVEGTVKQGDPVSVER from the coding sequence ATGAACCGCTCGGCGAGGCCGGTTGTTCCGCATATCCATCAGATCAACGTCTCCGACGGCGGGGTGCCGAAACATCCGGTGCCGGAGGCGCACATCACCGTCTGCGGAGTGAGCGGCGACCGGCAGCGGAGCGTGAAGATTCACGGAGGGCCGGAGCGGGCGGTCTGCCTTTATTCGCTGGAAATGATCGAGGCGCTGCGCGCGGAAGGTCATGCGATCGCGCCAGGCTCGGCCGGCGAAAATCTCACGGTGGCCGGCTTGGACTGGGCTCAACTGAAGCCGGGCGACCGGCTGAAGGTCGGTGACCGGGTGAGGCTGGAGATCACCGGCTATACGGCGCCCTGCGAACACAACGCCCGCTGGTTTTTAAACGGCGACTACAAACGGATCTCGCACAAACGTCATCCGGGCTGGAGCCGGTTGTATGCGAGAGTGCTGGTCGAAGGAACGGTCAAGCAGGGTGATCCGGTCAGCGTTGAACGGTGA
- a CDS encoding type II toxin-antitoxin system HicB family antitoxin: MKYAIVIESAPGSNYSAYVPDLPGVAVTADTLEELHRLMEEAIALHLSALRADGELIPEPRTHVEYVEAT, from the coding sequence ATGAAATACGCGATCGTCATCGAGTCAGCGCCAGGCAGTAACTACAGCGCGTATGTGCCGGATCTACCAGGAGTGGCAGTTACAGCCGATACGCTTGAGGAGCTTCATCGCCTCATGGAGGAAGCCATTGCACTGCATCTCTCGGCCCTGCGGGCGGACGGGGAGCTGATTCCAGAGCCTCGCACCCACGTGGAATACGTCGAAGCAACTTAA
- the sthA gene encoding Si-specific NAD(P)(+) transhydrogenase, whose product MAHYDMLVIGTGPAGQKAAVQAAKLGKKVAIVERKEVVGGVCINTGTIPSKSLREAVLYLSGFHQRSLYGTSYRVKQDITMEDLIFRANHVIKREIEVIRNQMARNRVELIFGTASFVDPHRIRIAQTKESLEHTADYIVIAVGTVPARPGHIPFDGDAIIDTDGLLNLKRLPKSMTIVGGGVIGTEYASILATMGMHVVLIERRPRLLEFVDTEIIEALQYQMRNIDITLRFNEEVMAIEKADDQVIVRLRSGKEIAATTVMYSVGRMGATDGLNLEAIGIKPDERGRLRVNEHFQTPVPHIYAAGDVIGFPSLASTSMQQGRLAACHAFGLPAKIETELLPYGIYSIPEISMVGRNEDELTRAGVPYAVGVARYREIARGQLIGDEIGMLKLLFHPNTHELLGVHVIGEGATELIHIGQAVMAFHGRIEYFIDTVFNYPTLAECYKVAALDGINRLPRPWAPIKPTGSA is encoded by the coding sequence ATGGCGCACTACGACATGCTGGTGATCGGTACCGGCCCGGCGGGACAGAAGGCCGCCGTTCAGGCGGCCAAGCTCGGCAAGAAGGTCGCGATCGTCGAGCGCAAGGAAGTCGTTGGCGGCGTCTGCATCAACACCGGCACCATTCCCAGCAAATCGCTGCGCGAGGCCGTGCTGTACCTGTCCGGCTTTCACCAGCGCAGCCTGTACGGAACCAGCTATCGGGTCAAGCAGGACATCACGATGGAGGATCTGATCTTCCGCGCCAACCACGTCATCAAACGGGAAATCGAGGTCATCCGAAACCAGATGGCGAGGAACCGCGTGGAACTGATCTTCGGCACCGCCAGCTTCGTCGATCCGCATCGGATCCGAATCGCCCAGACCAAAGAGAGCCTGGAACACACGGCCGACTACATCGTCATCGCCGTCGGCACGGTGCCGGCCAGGCCCGGTCATATTCCGTTCGACGGCGACGCGATCATCGACACGGACGGGCTTCTGAATCTCAAGCGCCTACCCAAGTCCATGACGATCGTCGGCGGCGGCGTGATCGGGACGGAATACGCCTCGATTCTCGCCACCATGGGTATGCACGTCGTGCTGATCGAACGGCGCCCGCGCCTGCTGGAATTTGTGGACACGGAAATCATCGAAGCGCTCCAGTACCAGATGCGCAACATCGACATCACGCTTCGCTTTAACGAGGAAGTGATGGCGATCGAGAAAGCCGACGACCAGGTGATCGTGCGGCTCAGGAGCGGGAAAGAAATCGCCGCGACCACGGTCATGTATTCGGTGGGACGCATGGGCGCCACCGACGGGCTCAATCTTGAAGCGATCGGCATCAAGCCGGATGAGCGGGGCCGCCTGCGCGTGAACGAGCATTTTCAAACCCCCGTGCCGCATATCTATGCCGCCGGCGATGTGATCGGGTTTCCCTCCCTGGCATCAACGTCCATGCAACAGGGGCGCCTGGCGGCTTGCCATGCTTTCGGCCTTCCCGCCAAGATCGAGACGGAGTTGCTGCCCTATGGGATCTACTCCATTCCCGAAATTTCCATGGTCGGCCGCAACGAGGACGAACTGACCCGGGCGGGCGTGCCCTATGCGGTCGGCGTCGCGCGGTACCGGGAGATCGCGCGGGGGCAGTTGATCGGAGACGAGATCGGCATGCTGAAACTGCTGTTCCATCCGAACACGCACGAGTTGCTGGGCGTGCACGTGATCGGCGAGGGAGCGACCGAGTTGATCCACATCGGTCAAGCCGTCATGGCCTTCCACGGCCGTATCGAGTACTTCATCGACACCGTCTTCAATTACCCCACGCTCGCGGAATGTTACAAAGTCGCCGCGCTGGACGGTATCAATCGCCTGCCCCGACCGTGGGCCCCGATCAAGCCGACCGGCTCGGCTTGA
- the tenA gene encoding thiaminase II, with product MSFSDRLRQLAKPIWDAQLTHPFVVALGKGTLPERKFKYYILQDARFLGDLSRVFSAGAQKAPDSESALRFTKLAEETITVERSLHESYGKRWRMTPQEMTSVPMAPTNYAYTRHMLAVAAAGSACEIAVVALPCAWIYCVVGQHLLKDGPPQAGHPYRDWLLLYASPEFAEVQKWMRKQVDEWAKHAGRDEKRRMEEAFVISSRYEWMFWEMAWNEEEWPV from the coding sequence ATGTCGTTTTCCGACCGCCTTCGTCAACTGGCCAAACCGATCTGGGATGCGCAGTTGACCCATCCCTTCGTCGTCGCGCTCGGCAAGGGCACGTTGCCGGAGCGGAAGTTCAAGTACTACATCCTGCAAGACGCGCGGTTTTTGGGAGATCTGTCCCGAGTCTTTTCCGCCGGGGCCCAGAAGGCGCCGGATTCGGAATCGGCCTTGCGGTTTACCAAGCTCGCCGAAGAAACCATCACCGTCGAACGGAGCCTGCATGAAAGCTACGGGAAGCGCTGGAGGATGACGCCGCAAGAGATGACTTCGGTCCCGATGGCCCCGACCAACTATGCCTACACGCGGCACATGCTGGCCGTGGCCGCAGCGGGTTCAGCCTGCGAGATCGCCGTGGTTGCGCTCCCCTGCGCCTGGATTTATTGTGTGGTCGGGCAGCATCTTTTGAAAGACGGCCCGCCGCAAGCCGGGCATCCGTATCGCGATTGGCTCCTCCTCTACGCTTCTCCGGAATTCGCCGAGGTGCAGAAGTGGATGCGGAAGCAGGTGGATGAATGGGCGAAGCATGCGGGACGTGACGAGAAACGGCGGATGGAGGAGGCGTTCGTGATCAGTTCGCGGTATGAATGGATGTTTTGGGAGATGGCGTGGAACGAGGAAGAGTGGCCGGTGTAG
- a CDS encoding class I SAM-dependent methyltransferase translates to MNRILEPEIMDDPEQAAAYARANFEKENQTFVDLFREYFPDLTKGHVLDLGCGPADIPIRLARALPECRMTGVDASEPMIRLAREAVQAAGLADRITLRCKRFQQVTLPEPAEAAVSNSLLHHLPNPLQFWHKLTQLVKPGGCVLVMDLFRPESPEAAQAIVDRYAASEPAILRRDFYNSLLAAFTEDEVAAQLAELNLTRLLVEVIDDRHWVVGGRI, encoded by the coding sequence ATGAATCGGATTCTCGAACCCGAAATCATGGACGATCCCGAGCAGGCGGCGGCCTATGCGCGGGCAAATTTCGAGAAGGAGAATCAGACGTTCGTCGATCTGTTCCGGGAGTATTTCCCCGATCTGACCAAGGGCCACGTGCTGGATCTGGGATGCGGGCCGGCCGATATTCCGATCCGCTTGGCCCGCGCCTTACCCGAGTGTCGCATGACCGGTGTGGATGCGTCGGAGCCCATGATCCGTTTGGCCCGGGAGGCTGTGCAGGCGGCTGGCCTGGCGGATCGCATCACGCTGCGGTGCAAACGCTTTCAACAGGTGACGCTGCCGGAGCCGGCCGAGGCCGCCGTCTCGAACAGTCTGCTGCACCACCTCCCGAATCCGCTGCAGTTCTGGCACAAGCTCACGCAACTGGTCAAACCGGGCGGCTGCGTCTTGGTGATGGATTTGTTCAGACCGGAGTCGCCAGAGGCGGCTCAAGCCATCGTGGATCGGTACGCGGCGAGCGAGCCGGCGATCCTGCGCCGGGACTTTTATAACTCGCTGCTCGCGGCCTTCACCGAGGACGAGGTCGCCGCGCAATTGGCCGAATTGAACTTGACCCGCCTGCTGGTCGAGGTGATCGACGACCGCCACTGGGTGGTGGGAGGGAGGATCTAA
- a CDS encoding DUF5647 family protein: protein MNVLEKRNSLLGLEFDRYVREHPEFLEKIPQNAQVVLLLE, encoded by the coding sequence TTGAACGTTCTCGAAAAGCGCAATAGCCTCTTAGGGTTGGAATTCGACCGGTACGTGCGGGAACACCCGGAATTTCTCGAAAAGATTCCCCAGAATGCGCAGGTTGTCTTGCTGTTAGAATGA
- a CDS encoding NlpC/P60 family protein — MACSGASSRLMLGFLAVLLGAALQGCATDHRAIGRQPDTISDQVRDGAVLMKRMRGHPCCDRVAGTAGQQALARAAVGFLGKSRIEVNGRRFTFDCSGLARAVYATQGIDLYNGLGELDGGNGVGRIYGHVVRHGRIHYGPTVRPGDLVFFHNTWDFNRDEAFNDPLTHVGVVETVEPDGTVLFVSQVSGGIERYRMNLKTPDRHRANDGRVLNDYLRRKTFSDADGTQYLTGQLFAAFGTLVNEQPSPFSSHHAVWS; from the coding sequence ATGGCCTGCTCCGGCGCCTCTTCCAGGCTGATGCTCGGCTTCCTGGCCGTTCTCCTCGGGGCCGCGCTTCAAGGCTGCGCCACGGACCACCGCGCGATCGGGCGCCAGCCGGACACGATATCGGACCAGGTACGCGACGGCGCCGTCCTCATGAAACGGATGCGCGGACACCCCTGTTGCGACAGGGTCGCGGGGACCGCCGGACAGCAGGCGCTGGCTCGGGCAGCCGTTGGATTCCTCGGAAAATCGCGGATCGAAGTGAACGGCCGACGCTTCACGTTCGACTGCTCCGGTCTCGCCCGCGCCGTGTATGCGACGCAAGGCATCGATCTGTACAATGGCCTGGGGGAGTTGGACGGCGGGAACGGCGTCGGGCGCATCTACGGACATGTCGTGCGGCACGGACGGATCCATTATGGCCCGACCGTCCGTCCCGGCGACCTGGTGTTCTTCCACAATACCTGGGATTTCAACCGGGATGAGGCTTTCAACGATCCGCTCACGCACGTGGGTGTGGTGGAGACGGTCGAGCCGGACGGCACCGTGCTCTTCGTCAGCCAGGTCTCAGGAGGGATCGAACGGTACCGGATGAACCTGAAGACGCCCGACCGGCACCGCGCCAACGACGGGCGCGTGCTCAACGACTATCTGCGCCGGAAGACATTCAGCGATGCGGATGGGACCCAGTACCTCACCGGCCAACTCTTCGCCGCCTTCGGTACCCTCGTCAACGAGCAGCCTTCCCCATTTTCTAGCCACCACGCCGTGTGGTCTTGA
- a CDS encoding 50S ribosomal protein L11 methyltransferase, which yields MTSEWIEVRIRSSVDSGELVALLSDPAVQGAWQEPDLIHLYWPVERWNPDVLQDLRTVLKELGEREPEGRITIDRLPDRDWNQVWAQSVQPIRIGRRVVIRPSWRRADLRSGDVELVIDPKQAFGTGHHATTQLLIEWLEEVIRGGESVLDVGTGSGILAMIALRLGARRALAIDTDPVAVDCAREYAVVNGFGSELELRTAGLEDLDPRQQPPYDWILANLDRNTLIGSAPAFGPYLRRKAKALLSGILDGQQAEIARAFAAAGAYIGNLRERDGWLALELLAPDSCEGGP from the coding sequence ATGACGAGCGAATGGATCGAAGTGCGGATCCGGTCCTCGGTCGATTCGGGAGAATTGGTCGCGTTGCTCTCCGACCCGGCCGTGCAGGGCGCGTGGCAGGAGCCCGACCTGATTCATCTCTACTGGCCGGTCGAGCGGTGGAATCCCGATGTGCTGCAGGACCTGCGGACGGTGTTGAAGGAACTCGGCGAGCGGGAACCGGAAGGGCGCATCACGATCGATCGGTTGCCTGATCGGGATTGGAACCAGGTGTGGGCGCAGTCGGTGCAGCCCATCCGCATCGGCCGGCGCGTCGTGATCCGGCCGAGCTGGCGGCGAGCAGATCTCCGATCCGGCGACGTGGAGCTGGTCATCGATCCGAAGCAGGCCTTCGGCACGGGACACCATGCCACCACGCAACTGTTGATCGAATGGCTGGAAGAGGTGATCCGCGGCGGCGAGTCCGTGTTGGACGTGGGGACGGGAAGCGGCATCCTGGCGATGATCGCCCTCCGGCTCGGCGCCCGGCGCGCGCTGGCGATAGACACCGACCCGGTCGCCGTGGACTGCGCGCGGGAATATGCGGTCGTGAACGGCTTCGGTTCGGAGTTGGAGCTGCGGACGGCCGGGCTGGAAGATCTCGATCCTCGGCAGCAGCCTCCGTATGATTGGATCCTGGCGAACCTCGACCGCAATACGCTGATCGGCTCGGCGCCGGCGTTCGGCCCGTACCTGCGTCGCAAGGCCAAGGCGTTGCTCTCGGGTATCCTGGACGGCCAACAGGCAGAGATCGCCCGCGCGTTCGCCGCCGCGGGTGCGTACATCGGAAACCTGCGCGAGCGGGACGGTTGGCTGGCGTTGGAGCTACTGGCGCCGGACTCGTGCGAGGGAGGTCCCTGA
- a CDS encoding ABC transporter substrate-binding protein, with amino-acid sequence MARLVGNRPRRPALITLALEWFLNPDHLPLVAAKEHGFFRDEGLDLSILVPTVPEESLDLVARGKADFGVGEQTNLIKARGRGQPLLSVAPLLDHTVVCLMYLKDGPIKRLENLRHRRVGWPGLEIDLPILGTMLEAAGLTYDEILPVDVGFALTDALLTGKADAVFGAFVNYEQVEAQLRGADIEFVSPTQYGVPDLYQLVVLTSDRMVQRHPEIVRGFCRAYARGLAFTHDYPDEALGLYLKANSMADPTLSAKTFHATLPYFPKTLRQEPARWQAVHDWLLSRRVIEKKLPSNRLFTNQFAPRSQVPAMS; translated from the coding sequence ATGGCCCGACTCGTCGGTAACCGCCCGCGGCGTCCGGCCCTGATCACCCTGGCCCTCGAATGGTTTTTGAACCCGGACCATCTGCCGCTCGTGGCGGCGAAAGAGCACGGCTTCTTTCGCGACGAAGGCCTGGACCTCTCCATTCTCGTACCCACCGTGCCGGAGGAATCGCTGGACCTTGTCGCGCGGGGCAAGGCCGACTTCGGCGTGGGCGAACAGACCAACCTGATTAAAGCCCGCGGCCGGGGACAACCGCTCCTCTCGGTCGCGCCGTTGCTGGACCACACCGTTGTCTGTTTGATGTACCTCAAGGACGGCCCGATCAAGCGCCTGGAGAATCTGCGGCATCGGCGTGTGGGCTGGCCGGGGCTGGAGATCGATCTCCCGATCCTCGGCACCATGCTCGAGGCGGCCGGGCTCACCTACGACGAGATCCTGCCCGTCGATGTCGGATTCGCGCTGACCGACGCGCTGCTCACGGGCAAGGCCGACGCGGTGTTCGGGGCCTTCGTCAACTACGAGCAGGTGGAGGCGCAATTACGGGGCGCCGACATCGAGTTCGTCAGCCCCACGCAGTACGGAGTCCCGGATTTGTATCAGCTTGTCGTGCTGACGTCCGACCGGATGGTCCAACGTCATCCCGAGATCGTCCGCGGCTTCTGCCGGGCCTACGCGCGCGGGCTGGCCTTCACCCACGACTATCCGGACGAGGCGCTGGGACTCTACTTAAAAGCGAACTCGATGGCCGACCCGACGCTGTCCGCCAAGACGTTTCATGCCACCCTGCCCTATTTCCCCAAAACCCTGCGGCAGGAACCCGCCAGGTGGCAAGCGGTCCACGATTGGCTGCTGAGCCGCCGCGTCATCGAGAAGAAGCTGCCGTCGAACCGGTTGTTCACGAATCAATTCGCACCGAGGTCGCAAGTACCGGCCATGAGCTAG
- a CDS encoding AbiJ-NTD4 domain-containing protein yields the protein MLERLAMPADYFSDRELGTRPRTRDDIPTNVWGGIVAVIERRIEDGSFGYQFPWGCPDGRGIAGCDSTAFSLALKAVIPEIAWPLRGEEVPPPLAILDLLEFCHEAVAKPVGLDYHSFYGHSHLSFEVEEGRSAFREEVNRIFSRNGLAYELNSAGLVVRLAPEVLSAPLVAAVFNTGDSELNSLLEAARKKYLDPDPNVRRESLEKLWDAWERLKTIEPGKDKATSAAELLGRSAREPNFRAALENEARELTTIGNKFRIRHSETTQVPLELNEHVDYLFHRLFSLIHLLLKTTRRGG from the coding sequence ATGCTAGAGAGGCTTGCAATGCCCGCAGATTACTTCAGCGACAGAGAACTGGGTACACGTCCTAGGACAAGAGACGATATTCCCACTAACGTTTGGGGTGGGATTGTTGCTGTCATCGAACGGCGTATTGAGGATGGCTCGTTTGGTTATCAATTTCCGTGGGGATGCCCAGACGGACGGGGTATCGCAGGGTGTGATTCGACGGCATTTTCTCTGGCATTGAAGGCTGTGATCCCAGAAATTGCATGGCCATTAAGAGGGGAAGAGGTCCCACCACCTCTTGCGATCTTGGATCTATTGGAGTTCTGCCACGAGGCTGTCGCAAAACCGGTAGGGCTCGATTACCACAGCTTTTATGGCCACAGCCATTTGTCATTTGAAGTCGAGGAAGGTCGTAGTGCTTTTAGAGAAGAGGTTAATAGGATATTTTCCCGCAACGGCCTGGCTTATGAACTAAACTCAGCAGGTCTTGTCGTTCGACTTGCACCAGAGGTGCTCAGCGCACCTCTGGTTGCGGCTGTGTTTAACACGGGCGATTCAGAACTCAATTCTCTACTAGAAGCCGCAAGAAAAAAGTATCTCGACCCGGATCCGAACGTCCGTCGTGAATCCCTAGAAAAACTTTGGGATGCCTGGGAACGGCTAAAGACCATCGAGCCTGGGAAAGATAAAGCAACGTCGGCAGCAGAACTGCTCGGCAGAAGCGCGAGAGAGCCGAACTTTCGAGCAGCGCTGGAGAATGAGGCGCGCGAACTAACTACAATAGGAAACAAGTTTAGGATTCGTCACAGCGAGACTACGCAAGTGCCATTAGAGCTGAACGAGCACGTAGACTACTTGTTCCACCGCCTCTTCTCACTAATTCATTTGCTTCTCAAGACCACACGGCGTGGTGGCTAG